In a genomic window of Malassezia japonica chromosome 4, complete sequence:
- a CDS encoding uncharacterized protein (EggNog:ENOG503NZ0S; COG:T; TransMembrane:9 (o6-27i76-95o115-134i141-162o182-209i311-332o375-398i410-434o454-476i)) — translation MTLGWVGVLLVRGALGASALLALPWLLGEVNYVSLEPGTSAGDSFALPRVAHARARSEGRAQEYVLAVRRQLNISSAMFCVAFEESVMLFALVLLEHAYGNTPWIAANWRLSLPAVLALIVLGLPLGACFLLCFRHGSRSAWLTTRSAATSALFVGWCWAFLRVPLPSTVVPSTAGVLGSVLARTGVIGITLIAVLSGSAAAGAICDSYELITIRQRRRWRECDVASAQASFDRACSDLHQSQATAAQLADELAQGAPRSAWRFWSRSAKDRELAALQTEIIGLEAMATTMRSDLEMLQAHERRARYQRTALGKLVLVSGHVFSVYCVFRVAQCMLNLVFFGYRGTSPDFVSTCLAHAMRMLGVDIDVALWAPRIGFLFVGALIVMRMRVLLGTLSALIRSVSTGISAQLLVLFTAQVLCIYTLAALIQLHASVGNARAHPSALLASLPEFQRVFGALFDGVFLLAALLTGAYRWFAWQADLAS, via the exons ATGACGCTCGGGTGGGTGGGGGTGCTgctggtgcgcggcgcgctcggcgcgagtGCGCTACTTGCGCTACCCTGGCTCCTGGGCGAGGTCAACTATGTGTCGCTCGAGCCCGGAACTAGTGCCGGGGACTCGTTCGCCCTACCCCGCGTGGCCcatgcgcgtgcgcggtcCGAAGGGCGCGCCCAGGAATAcgtgctcgccgtgcggcgccagcTCAACATTTCGTCGGCCATGTTTTGTGTGGCGTTCGAGGAGAGTGTGatgctctttgcgctcgtgctgctAGAGCACGCTTATGGAAATACGCCGTGGATTGCGGCCAACTGGCGCCTGTCGCTCCccgcggtgctcgcgctgaTCGTGCTGGGCCTAC CGCTTGGCGCATGCTTTCTTCTTTGCTTTCGGCACGGGAGCAGGTCCGCGTGGCTCACGACGCGCAGTGccgcgacctcggcgctgtTCGTCGGCTGGTGCTGGGCGTTtctgcgcgtgccgcttCCCTCGACGGTCGTCCCGTcgacggccggcgtgctgggctcggtgctcgcgcgcaccggcgtgATTGGCATCACGCTCATTGCCGTGCTTtccggcagcgccgcggccggcgccatCTGCGACTCGTACGAGCTGATTACCAtccgccagcgccggcgctggcgcgagTGCGACGTGGCGTCCGCTCAAGCGTCGTTCGACCGCGCGTGTAGCGACCTGCATCAGAGCcaggcgaccgccgcgcaaCTCGCTGACGAGCTCGcacaaggcgcgccgcggagcgcgtggcgcttctggtcgcgctcggccaaggACCGCGAGCTGGCTGCGCTCCAGACCGAGATCatcggcctcgaggcgatggcGACGACAATGCGCAGCGATCTTGAGATGCTACAGGCacacgagcggcgcgcgcgctaccagcgcacggcgctcggcaagctcgtgctcgtctCGGGCCACGTCTTTTCCGTGTACTGTGTCTTTCGCGTGGCGCAGTGCATGCTCAATCTGGTGTTCTTTGGCTAccgcggcacgtcgcccgactTTGTCTCGACGTgtctcgcgcacgcgatgcgcatgctcggcgtcgacatTGACGTCGCGCTGTGGGCCCCCCGCATCGGCTTTTTGTttgtcggcgcgctgattgtgatgcgcatgcgcgtcCTTCTCGGCACCCTCTCTGCACTTATCCGCTCCGTGTCGACAGGCATCAgcgcgcagctgctggtCCTCTTCACGGCGCAGGTCCTATGTATCTATAcactcgccgcgctcatCCAGCTGCacgcgagcgtcggcaaCGCGCGGGCACACCCcagcgcgctcctcgcctcCCTCCCCGAGTTCCAGCGGGTATTTGgcgcgctctttgacgGCGTCTTtctcctcgccgcgctcctcaCCGGCGCCTATAGATGGTTCGCCTGGCAGGCGGACCTCGCTTCATAG
- a CDS encoding dihydrofolate reductase (COG:E; EggNog:ENOG503Q3SM) — protein sequence MIDAAQKLRVLVVHGFASNGHAFKKRTSALQKACRDVADLIFLDAPIQVQALPSEANPEPGPPNPDDPIEKQALAWWRHNNDQYEGWADTAKFLERKFQELGPFDGVLGFSQGGCLAGVLAAALEHPELVPDFHGTFQRERFRFMISVSGFRARPDAFQALMDAKIATPALIIRGKEDMIVPPQLTETLVEVCSNVRVAEHGGGHYLPTPAPWRNFVRDYIEAFRSGQPDAWRTIPAPPCEEENSDSKL from the coding sequence ATGATCGACGCTGCCCAAAAACTCCGGGTGCTGGTCGTGCACGGTTTTGCGTCGAACGGGCATGCGTTCAAGAAGCGCACGAGTGCGCTGCAGAAAGCGTGCCGCGACGTAGCCGACCTGATCTTTCTTGACGCGCCGATCCAGGTGCAGGCTctgccgagcgaggcgaaCCCCGAGCCGGGGCCGCCGAACCCCGACGACCCGATTGAGaagcaggcgctggcgTGGTGGCGCCACAACAATGACCAGTACGAGGGGTGGGCCGACACGGCCAagttcctcgagcgcaagttccaggagctcggccCGTTTGACGGCGTGCTGGGCTTCAGCCAAGGGGGGTgcctcgccggcgtgctcgccgccgcgctcgagcaccccGAGCTGGTGCCCGACTTTCACGGGACATTTCAGCGCGAGCGATTCCGCTTTATGATATCCGTGTCGGGCttccgcgcgcgcccggaCGCGTTCCAGGCGCTGATGGACGCCAAGATTGCAACGCCGGCGCTCATCATCCGCGGCAAAGAAGACATGATTGTTCCGCCGCAGCTCACCGAGACGCTAGTCGAGGTGTGCTCGAATGTGCGTGTGGCCGAGCACGGGGGGGGGCACTACCTGCCGACACCTGCGCCATGGCGCAATTTTGTGCGTGACTACATCGAGGCCTTCCGCTCGGGGCAGCCGGACGCCTGGCGCACGATCCCGGCGCCACCGTGCGAGGAGGAGAACTCGGATTCGAAACTATAG
- the RAD23 gene encoding UV excision repair protein rad23 (COG:L; EggNog:ENOG503NWKD; BUSCO:EOG09264CST), with translation MKLLVKPLGGGNFHLDVEPSEKIASVKEQIQKSQGHAVDLQKLIFSGKILDNDKTIEEYGIQEKDFLVVMVSKPKVAKPVKEAPKEEPKAEATTKAQEAPKEEPKEEPKVAPASEPAAAASAPAEAAPSGVSGAELEAAVSNMVEMGFPREDVQRAMRMSFNNPDRAVDYLMNGLPAETPAEAPAAEPAAPAAPAPAGAAAPASDAPRSGNLFEQAAAQTAQGGGASDALPGEVDSQGRQMIDLSNPQILNQLRTLVQHNPAALQPLIQALVQSNPQLAEALSADPEGVLRMLAGDEGLEAMEGEESFDVPTLQQLSEEDRGKVEQIMAMGIPESKAIESYFMCGRNLEMAVQYYFENPQDFED, from the exons ATGAAGCTGTTGGTGAAGCCGCTGGGCGGTGGAAACTTCCACCTGGACGTCGAACCGAGCGAGAAGATTGCGTCTGTCAAGGAGCAGATCCAGAAGAGCCAGGGCCATGCCGTGGACCTGCAGAAGCTGATCTTTTCCGGCAAGATCCTCGACAATGACAAGACCATTGAAGAGTACGGGATCCAGGAGAAGGACTTTTTGGTCGTGATGGTGTCCAAG CCCAAGGTTGCGAAGCCTGTCAAGGAAGCGCCGAAGGAGGAGCCCAAGGCAGAGGCCACGACCAAGGCCCAAGAGGCGCCGAAGGAGGAGCCCAAGGAGGAGCCCAAGGTGGCGCCTGCGTCCGAgcccgctgccgccgcatcCGCACCCGCCGAGGCTGCGCCTTCGGGCG TGTccggtgccgagctcgaagCCGCGGTGAGCAACATGGTCGAGATGGGCTTTCCCCGTGAGGATGTGCAGCGTGCGATGCGCATGAGCTTCAACAACCCCGACCGTGCGGTGGACTACCTGATGAACGGTCTCCCTGCCGAGAcgcctgccgaggcgcccgccgcggagcctgctgcgcccgccgcgcctgcgcctgccggtgccgctgcgcctgcgtcggaCGCCCCGCGGTCAGGCAACCTGTTTGAGCAGGCTGCCGCGCAGACCGCGCAAggtggcggcgcgtcggacgCGCTCCCCGGCGAGGTCGACAGCCAGGGCCGCCAGATGATTGATCTGAGCAACCCCCAGATTCTGAaccagctgcgcacgctggtGCAGCACAaccccgcggcgctccaaCCGCTgatccaggcgctcgtacaGAGCAACCCCcagctggccgaggcgctgagTGCGGACCCCGAAGGTGTCCTGCGCATGCTTGCCGGCGACGAAggcctcgaggcgatggagGGCGAAGAGTCGTTTGACGTCCCtacgctgcagcagctcagCGAGGAGGACCGCGGCAAGGTTGAGCAGATTATGGCGATGGGCATCCCCGAGAGCAAGGCGATTGAGAGCTACTTTATGTGTGGCCGCAACCTCGAGATGGCCGTGCAGTACTACTTCGAG AACCCCCAGGACTTTGAGGACTAG
- a CDS encoding cathepsin D (MEROPS:MER0079560; TransMembrane:1 (n10-21c29/30o411-431i); COG:O; SECRETED:SignalP(1-16); EggNog:ENOG503P27A) encodes MLRWVWAAWLCSLAAALLVACEQSSIVLRGPAPKRRVSRSELKAWIDAHAQYVANKYPQGIARRSAVPASLANFRHDGMWTVHLSVGTPGNTHTVIVDTGSADLWLSSKSYNTHNSKTFQRDQEQFSLSYTTGSVKGYAGSDHVSIGHAVAQSQRLGVVTNAANLSLPKNITGILGLAFQSLSVINAKPFWQNANLDAPVFSLYLQRDNTLGTAEYGDAGGLLSLGAPNASLYDGDINYINVEDAKHWLIPMDGLAVGGKSIHLRGHTTASFDSGTAMIGGPSDTVRAVYAHIHGAVPMATNPGHYSYPCSLRPNISFSFGSRQYYVNHADFEVLVIGPSSTNSSEMRCLGALFELSGDPSLARWLIGAAFMKNVYTIFDGGKTKRLGLASLRDEHNNGTESSPAVLTSGVAAHARPPLALLVALLLLMVYH; translated from the coding sequence ATGCTGCGTTGGGTGTGGGCGGCTTGGCTGTGCAGcctcgctgctgcgctgctTGTTGCGTGTGAGCAGAGCAGTATTGTGCTACGAGGGCCTGCGCCAAAGCGTCGAGTGTCGCGTTCTGAGCTCAAAGCATGGATCGATGCACACGCGCAGTACGTCGCGAATAAATATCCCCAAGgcatcgcgcgccgcagcgccgtccCTGCGTCACTGGCCAACTTTCGGCACGACGGGATGTGGACGGTGCACCTGAGCGTCGGCACACCCGGAAATACACACACGGTGATCGTCGATACGGGCTCGGCGGACCTCTGGCTGTCGTCCAAGTCGTACAACACCCACAACTCCAAGACGTTTCAGCGCGATCAGGAGCAGTTTTCCCTCTCGTACACCACCGGGAGTGTCAAGGGGTACGCAGGAAGCGACCACGTCTCGATCGGGCACGCTGTCGCGCAGAGCCAGCGGCTGGGCGTGGTGACCAACGCGGCGAACCTGAGCCTGCCGAAAAACATTACCGGcatcctcggcctcgcgttCCAAAGCCTGTCAGTGATCAACGCAAAGCCGTTCTGGCAGAATGCGAATCTCGATGCGCCCGTCTTTAGTCTGTACCTCCAGCGCGACAACACGCTGGGCACGGCCGAgtacggcgacgcgggcggcCTCTTGTCCTTGGGCGCGCCCAACGCGTCGCTCTACGACGGCGACATTAACTACATCAACGTCGAGGACGCCAAGCACTGGCTCATTCCCATGGACGGCCTCGCGGTCGGCGGCAAAAGCATCCATCTTCGGGGGCACACGACCGCGAGCTTTGACTCGGGCACCGCGATGATTGGCGGCCCGAGCGacacggtgcgcgcggTGTACGCGCACATCCACGGCGCGGTGCCCATGGCCACGAATCCCGGGCACTACTCGTACCCgtgctcgctgcgcccgaATATCTCGTTCTCGTTCGGGAGCCGGCAGTACTATGTGAACCACGCCGACTTTGAGGTGCTGGTGATCGGCCCCTCGAGCACGAACTCGTCCGAGATGCgctgcctcggcgcgctgttTGAGCTGAGCGGCGATCCCAGCCTGGCGCGCTGGCtgatcggcgcggcgtttATGAAAAATGTCTATACGATTTTTGACGGCGGCAAGACCAAGCGCCTAGGCCTtgcctcgctgcgcgacgagcacaaCAACGGCACCGAGTCCTCGCCCGCGGTCCTGACATCTGGCGTGGCCGCCCACGCGAGGCCGCccctcgcgctgcttgtTGCACTGCTGTTGCTGATGGTCTATCATTGA
- the EFR3 gene encoding plasma membrane localization protein (COG:S; EggNog:ENOG503NXMZ) has protein sequence MLCIPKSNHKKLVDDCYPAPKALAATAPEYRPNSNELGRLCYYAQNKPAKLTKVGHLLAARSTVERNAMRSVPNDRVKAGLMLTIGILKELVASSPGGLTYLAPTVQTVLCESLQASAPGSGGHAAWDADISGRAASTFAQYARALPTGALEIDESIPRSVYGVLDEIQVMVRGNVDEHTRLTGLGAMEGIVRSRVLYSSAFPDLLQRVLPGVLDTVSPAHYPLEHTAALADQDGNLAVPSAAEKPADAESTTSAALILLRHIVQGADAVQIRTIIQQTLAWFDTNGGQQWAHEEFAVWLLSLLALWTPRASRYAVPHTLVDVLSTSSVKGSDLRATRLLQSLHAILANKIEIVGLNMTDVLEGHIHFLLAHVQHNPSDPTVGATADAIGHLVQYRVYADQLTDFVQQINAHLVRVQSASPPLSPQQRDNSLRALLYCQMAIVRLAHADRAHALTPVPLLAWRSTESLLLSSDPAVRFTYLQALLVFLDLASDPQQALARGEASYAPDSDSLKFLHAFTADAYVVLSRETLSPGASLEAVAVGDGRFDVSQLRAVPADYAALLAVLEALYMVAPAPALLATVPALLALDRVAAAPRSDAAALPACRAARWVVGLALAKLGELWSVPALVSYVQAHILQPLGHVDLERPTLSAQFGAAPAFSRFGASPLAAGAQQPDVETVAEHLASSAPLQAATNCDSSTLRAWLLRNWTTSVAAQDAQIGAQPIGRVGATSPQRGLARATSAARVPPTLLREGSMNVSQLRMALMNRAPSRGNALPEEDGDVSLGDTRSTMTSRSRRRRGSVSGGHVDTRPSVASLLDKYKVGGESYGAGGAAYAATPAAYAPTQGAYTSHAQDAYAAGAPSAAARTTQAAASEAPAAYSAQPAEYTTPAAPLPASTGQLAPAVGGAAPLTDVEHQLTGLAPVLA, from the coding sequence ATGCTCTGCATTCCGAAATCGAACCACAAGAAGCTGGTCGACGACTGCTACCCCGCGCCAAAGGCGCTCGCAGCGACCGCACCCGAGTACCGTCCGAACTCGAAcgagctcgggcgcctGTGCTACTATGCGCAAAACAAGCCGGCCAAGCTGACCAAAGTCGGCCACCTGCTTGCGGCGCGTAGCACGGTGGAGCGCaacgcgatgcgctccgtGCCCAACGACCGCGTCAAGGCGGGGCTGATGCTCACGATCGGCATCCtcaaggagctcgtcgcgtcCTCGCCAGGCGGCCTCACCTACCTCGCGCCGACCGTGCAGACGGTGCTCTGCGAGAGCTTGcaggcctcggcgccgggcagCGGCGGACACGCCGCGTGGGACGCGGATAtcagcggccgcgcggcaagcACATTTGCGCAGtacgcgcgtgcgctgccgaccggcgcgctcgagatcgACGAGAGCATTCCGCGCTCCGTGTACGGCGTCCTGGACGAGATCCAGGTGATGGTGCGCGGcaacgtcgacgagcacacGCGCCTCACGGGTCTCGGCGCGATGGAGGGCATCGTCCGCTCGCGCGTGCTCTATTCGAGCGCGTTTCCGGAcctgctccagcgcgtTTTGCcgggcgtgctcgacacggtAAGCCCGGCGCATTACCCCCTCGAGCATACGGCCGCGCTTGCGGACCAGGACGGAAACctcgccgtgccgagcgccgcggaaAAGCCGGCAGATGCAGAGAgcacgacgtcggccgcgctcaTCCTCCTGCGCCATATCGTGCAGGGCGcggacgcggtgcagaTTCGCACCATCATCCAGCAGACCCTCGCCTGGTTCGACACAAACGGCGGCCAGCAGTGGGCGCACGAGGAGTTTGCCGTGTGGCTCCTGAGCCTCCTGGCGCTCTGGACGCcccgcgcgtcgcgctacgccgtgccgcacacgctcgtcgacgtgctgagcacgtcgtcggTCAAGGGCAGCGACCtccgtgcgacgcgcctccTGCAGTCGCTGCACGCGATCCTCGCGAACAAGATCGAGATCGTCGGATTGAACATgaccgacgtgctcgagggcCATATCCACTtcctcctcgcgcacgtccagCACAACCCCAGCGACCCGacggtcggcgcgacggccgacgCGATCGGCCACCTCGTGCAGTACCGCGTGTACGCCGACCAGCTCACCGACTTTGTGCAGCAAATCaacgcgcacctcgtccgcgtgcagagcgcctcgccgccgctctcgccgcagcagcgcgacaaCTCGCTGCGGGCGCTCCTCTACTGCCAGATGGCCattgtgcgcctcgcgcacgccgaccgcgcgcacgcgctcacGCCGGTGCCACTCCtggcctggcgctcgaccgagtcgctgcTTCTGTCGAGCGACccggcggtgcgcttcACGTACCTGCAGGCCCTGCTCGTCTTTCTCGATCTTGCTAGTGACCcacagcaggcgctcgcgcgaggcgagGCGTCCTATGCACCGGACAGCGACTCGCTCAAGTTCCTGCACGCGTTCACGGCCGACGCGTACGTCGTCctctcgcgcgagacgctctcgccgggcgcgtcgctcgaggcggtggccgtcggcgacggccgctTTGACGTAtcgcagctgcgcgcggtACCGGCCGACTAtgccgcgctccttgcggtgctcgaggcgctgtaCATGgtggcgcccgcgcccgcaCTCCTCGCCACCGTGcctgcgctccttgcgctggaccgcgtcgcggctgcgccgcgctcggatgcggccgcgctgcctgcgtgccgcgcggcacgctgggTCGTAGGCCTCGCTctcgccaagctcggcgagctgtgGAGCGTGCCCGCGCTCGTGTCCTATGTCCAGGCACACATTCTCCAGCCGCTCGGCcacgtcgacctcgagcgcccGACGCTCTCGGCGCAAtttggcgcggcgccggcattTTCGCGCTTTGGCGCCTCAccgctcgctgccggcgcgcagcagccggACGTCGAGACGGTCGCTGAGCACcttgcgtcgagcgcgccgctgcaggcTGCGACAAACTGCGActcctcgacgctgcgcgcctgGCTCCTGCGCAACTGGACGACGTCCGTCGCGGCACAGGACGCGCAGATCGGCGCACAGCCGATCGGCCGCGTGGGTGCGACGAgcccgcagcgcggcctggcgcgcgcgacgagcgcggcgcgcgtgcccccgacgctcctgcgcgaagGCTCGATGAACGTGAGCCAGCTGCGCATGGCGCTCATGaaccgcgcgccgagccgcggcaATGCGCTTCCGGAGGAAGacggcgacgtgtcgctcggcgacacGCGTTCTACGATgacgagccgctcgcgccgccgccgcggcagcgtgtcgggcggccacgtcgacacgcgcccgagcgtcgcgtcgctcctAGACAAGTACAAGGTGGGCGGCGAGTCGtacggcgcgggcggcgctgcgtacgcCGCCACACCGGCCGCGTACGCTCCGACGCAGGGCGCGTACACGAGCCATGCGCAGGATGCGTAcgcagccggcgcgccgagcgccgcggcgcgcacgacgcaggCCGCAgcgtccgaggcgcctgctgcaTACAGCGCGCAGCCGGCCGAGTACACTACGCcagccgcgccgctgcctgCTTCTACGGGCCAGCTCGCACCGGctgtcggcggcgctgcaccccTGACCGATGTTGAGCACCAACTCACCGGCCTTGCTCCGGTCCTCGCATAG
- a CDS encoding uncharacterized protein (BUSCO:EOG09261OXD; EggNog:ENOG503NUC2; COG:K) — protein MADFTSVLSAWREIGLEKLQNELAHHAPTVTSGQKEALLSRKALADRTREFKRQSPESQLEGIRALLKAYQGEIDLLTNRAKQAEGVVLDVHTRLQHAPDPYPVFEVLVDQTASANDTEALRAQLAEAQSDRSALQQRCAAAEARIRELGQRDADAAADAAAQAAEARAEAERRMAEREASLQREVSALQGHLRELRTSHEQVTTQLLHASQPGEGGGGEQIDTLVADLQKANERAAQAERRTSALRTESEQARAEEAAVYRKHLAQLQERTQALEHAQAQARESSEQLHAEAQRRAEAERQAEQQRADAAEQESAALRHALGQRHDYDEIKRELDVLKAVEFAGEDDDAAPAEDEGATRPLEAHLVRRNHKLQDELATLRAALADQKRDAAAVEAERDAQRTQLQELQTLTKRLESDLLNAAPKEEEAPAASGLLPIVTSQRDRFRTRNAELEQELRTQLESMAELRGEIKRLQADNLSMYEKVRYLQNFGGKVAAPTDMPYPMQSRGMDAEDPYRARYEQSIHPFEAFRGREQSRALASLSPIDRLLHLLTSAVLGNAQMRLVFVCYAGTAP, from the exons ATGGCGGATTTTACGTCCGTGCTCAGTGCCTGGCGCGAAATTGGGCTTGAGAAGCTCCAAAATGAGCTTGCACACCATGCACCAACGGTGACATCAGGGCAGAAAGAGGCATTGCTgtcgcgcaaggcgctcgcggaccGCACGCGCGAATTCAAGCGGCAGTCGCCCGAGAGCCAGCTCGAGGGgatccgtgcgctgctcaaggcCTACCAGGGCGAGATTGATCTCTTGACGAACCGCGCCAAGCAGGCGGAGGGCgtggtgctcgacgtgcacaCGCGCCTTCAGCACGCTCCTGACCCGTATCCCGTATTTGAAGTGCTCGTC GACCAAACCGCGTCGGCGAACGataccgaggcgctgcgtgcgcagctcgccgaggcgcagtcGGACCGCTCCGCGCTTCAgcagcgctgcgccgccgccgaagcacgcatccgcgagctcgggcagcgcgacgcggacgcggccgcggacgcggccgcccaggctgccgaagcgcgcgccgaggccgagcggcgcatggccgagcgcgaggcgtcgctgcagcgcgaagTGAGTGCGCTCCAAGggcacctgcgcgagctgcgcacgagccaCGAGCAGGTCACTACCCAGCTCCTGCACGCATCGCAGCCcggcgagggcggcggcggcgagcaaATCGATACCCTGGTCGCCGACCTGCAGAAGGCGAAcgagcgcgcagcgcaggccgagcgccgcacgagtgcgctgcgcaccgagtccgagcaggcgcgggCCGAAGAGGCGGCGGTCTACCGCAAGCACCTTGCCCAGCTCCAGGAGCGTACGCAGGCGCTGGAacacgcgcaggcgcaggcgcgcgagagcagtgagcagctgcacgccgaggcgcagcgccgcgccgaggcggagcgtcaggcggagcagcagcgtgccgacgccgccgagcaggaatcggccgcgctgcgccacgcgctgGGTCAGCGCCACGACTATGACGAGATCAAGCGtgagctcgacgtgctcaaGGCGGTCGAGTTTGCGGGCGAGGATGACGATGCGGCACCGGCAGAAGACGAGGGCGCGACACGCCCACTCGAGGCGCATCTCGTGCGGCGCAACCACAAGCTGCaagacgagctcgcgacgctccgtgcggcgctcgccgaccagaagcgcgacgcggccgcggtcgaggcggagcgcgacgcgcagcgcactcAGCTCCAGGAGCTCCAAACGCTCACAAAGCGTCTCGAGAGCGACCTGCTGAATGCTGCGCCGAaggaggaagaggcgccggcggcctcggGGCTGCTGCCGATCGTGACGAGCCAGCGCGACCGCTTTCGCACGCGcaacgccgagctcgagcaggagctgcgcacgcagctcgagtCGATGGCCGAACTGCGCGGCGAGATCAAGCGGCTCCAGGCCGACAACCTGAGCATGTACGAAAAGGTGCGCTACCTGCAAAACTTTGGCGGCAaggtcgctgcgccgacgGACATGCCGTACCCCATGCAGTCCCGCGGGATGGACGCCGAGGACCCGTACCGCGCGCGGTACGAGCAGTCCATCCACCCGTTCGAGGCGTTCCGTGGCCGCGAGCagtcgcgcgcgctcgcgtcgctgagcccgatcgaccgcctgctgcacctgCTCACCAgtgcggtgctcggcaacGCGCAGATGCGGCTAGTGTTTGTGTGCTATGCG GGCACCGCGCCGTAG